One genomic segment of Thalassospiraceae bacterium LMO-SO8 includes these proteins:
- a CDS encoding S41 family peptidase: protein MTPGLVAVSAALLLAACAVTPTPRDTADKDSGFSMPAAAEVIAAGYENIAEKYLEALPVREIGMEGLRGLGAIDPALAIAIDTAKNEVRLTDNGREIVREVLPKGDDAYGWALLTARASQAARAWSEEMRRASPEKIYEAVFDGMLTELDIYSRYSGREEAQRNRARRDGFGGIGVRFRQRGDITEVYRITPGTPAAEADLKVGDVIVSADGVALKGLSARKIVKLLRGPIDTAVRLRLTRPGRPDGWSLDLVRAHIVPVTVSHTVKDGIIYAAVESFNQKTAASVKKAILTAKAEAKAPLKGMVMDLRGNPGGLLRQSVKLANLFLTQGHIITTRGRHPDSVHHYNADGDDILNGLPLVILIDGKSASAAEITAAALQDRGRAVVVGTSSYGKGSVQTVIRLPNDGELTITWSKLITPTGYTLHGLGVHPIVCTSSLAEIPADAKAKDPILAGIGEEHYQADILAHWRRGGPLGEEERTRLRDTCPPERHDDTKDRDLARRIIEDRTLYARALTYTSTTARADAAALE, encoded by the coding sequence TTGACCCCGGGCCTTGTCGCCGTTTCGGCGGCGCTTCTGCTCGCCGCCTGCGCGGTGACGCCAACGCCCCGGGACACCGCCGACAAGGACAGCGGGTTTTCCATGCCGGCGGCGGCCGAAGTCATCGCGGCCGGATACGAGAACATCGCCGAAAAATACCTGGAAGCCCTGCCGGTGCGCGAGATCGGCATGGAGGGGTTGCGCGGCCTGGGCGCCATCGATCCGGCCCTCGCCATCGCCATCGACACCGCCAAGAACGAGGTCCGCCTGACCGACAACGGCCGCGAGATCGTCCGCGAAGTCCTGCCCAAGGGCGACGACGCCTACGGCTGGGCCCTGCTGACGGCGCGGGCCTCCCAGGCCGCGCGCGCCTGGTCCGAGGAAATGCGCCGCGCCAGCCCGGAAAAAATCTACGAAGCCGTGTTCGACGGCATGCTCACCGAACTGGACATCTATTCCCGCTATTCCGGGCGCGAGGAGGCCCAGCGCAACCGTGCCCGGCGCGACGGGTTCGGCGGCATCGGCGTACGCTTCCGGCAGCGCGGCGACATCACCGAGGTCTATCGCATCACCCCCGGCACGCCGGCGGCGGAGGCCGATCTGAAGGTCGGCGACGTCATCGTGTCGGCCGACGGAGTGGCACTCAAGGGCCTGTCGGCGCGCAAGATCGTGAAGCTGCTGCGCGGCCCCATCGACACCGCCGTGCGCCTGCGCCTGACCCGCCCGGGACGACCGGACGGCTGGTCTCTCGACCTGGTCCGCGCGCATATCGTGCCGGTCACGGTCAGCCACACGGTGAAGGACGGGATCATCTACGCCGCGGTCGAGAGCTTCAATCAAAAGACCGCCGCCTCCGTGAAGAAGGCAATCCTTACCGCCAAGGCCGAAGCCAAGGCGCCGCTCAAGGGCATGGTCATGGACCTGCGCGGCAACCCGGGCGGGCTGCTGCGGCAATCGGTCAAATTGGCCAACCTGTTCCTGACCCAGGGCCATATCATCACCACGCGCGGCCGCCATCCGGACAGCGTCCATCACTACAACGCCGATGGCGACGACATCCTGAACGGCCTGCCCCTGGTCATCCTGATCGACGGCAAGTCCGCATCGGCGGCGGAAATCACCGCCGCCGCCCTGCAGGACCGCGGGCGCGCCGTGGTCGTGGGCACCTCGTCCTACGGCAAGGGCAGCGTGCAGACGGTCATCCGCCTGCCCAACGACGGCGAACTGACCATCACTTGGTCGAAGCTGATCACGCCGACGGGCTACACCCTGCACGGTCTGGGCGTACACCCTATTGTGTGCACGTCTTCATTGGCGGAAATTCCCGCGGACGCCAAGGCCAAGGATCCGATCCTGGCCGGCATCGGCGAAGAGCACTATCAGGCCGATATCCTGGCGCACTGGCGGCGCGGCGGGCCGCTGGGCGAGGAGGAACGCACGCGGCTGCGCGACACCTGCCCGCCGGAACGCCATGACGACACCAAGGACCGTGATCTGGCGCGGCGAATCATCGAAGACCGCACCCTTTATGCCCGCGCCCTGACCTATACCTCGACGACCGCCCGGGCCGATGCGGCGGCTCTGGAATAG
- the rpmG gene encoding 50S ribosomal protein L33 codes for MAKPATILVKMVSTADTGFFYVTKKNPRNSTEKFEMRKYDPVVRKHVAFKEEKIK; via the coding sequence ATGGCAAAACCGGCCACAATTCTTGTGAAAATGGTCAGCACGGCTGACACGGGATTCTTCTATGTGACGAAGAAAAATCCGCGCAATTCGACGGAAAAGTTCGAAATGCGCAAGTACGACCCCGTGGTCCGCAAACACGTGGCCTTCAAGGAAGAAAAGATCAAGTAA
- a CDS encoding PleD family two-component system response regulator — translation MSARILIVDDLAASVKVLAAKLTSEYYDVLTAHDGPTALETVAREMPDLVLLDVMMPGMDGFEVCRRIKKTARTAHIPVVMVTALNDMRDRVNGLQAGADDFLTKPLNDIMLFARVRSLVRMKRTFDQWSLHQQTSRDLGFDVDPDMTDVHGRAARVIVVDSSEIQSANIRGVLERDGHAVTALNSYADAAPKIAVDLPDVVVVSMDFEGDEPLRLASRLRSQEPTRQVPILLIGDAEDESNLIKGLELGVNDCVVRPVDEQEIVARVRTQVRRKRYQEMLQANFQQHLSMALTDGLTGLHNRRYLESHLDGIVKRAGDGGHGLSLVLIDLDHFKRVNDTYGHAAGDEVLRVIAKRLLRNVRGFDTAARFGGEEFVVAMPDTPIDIAFAVADRIRAKIAEEPIPLPDGTQLSVTMSAGVAESVEPGETAAELIERADKALYMAKHDGRDRVVRADLLVRNTGETAVD, via the coding sequence ATGTCGGCACGAATCCTCATCGTCGATGATCTTGCCGCCAGCGTGAAGGTTCTGGCCGCCAAGCTCACCAGTGAATATTACGACGTCCTGACCGCGCATGACGGGCCCACGGCGTTGGAAACGGTGGCCCGGGAAATGCCCGATCTGGTGCTGCTCGACGTCATGATGCCCGGCATGGACGGGTTCGAGGTCTGTCGCCGGATCAAGAAAACGGCGCGCACGGCGCATATCCCCGTGGTCATGGTGACGGCGCTTAACGACATGCGCGACCGCGTCAACGGCCTACAGGCCGGGGCCGACGATTTCCTGACCAAGCCGCTCAACGACATCATGCTGTTCGCCCGGGTGCGCTCGCTGGTGCGCATGAAGCGGACCTTCGATCAATGGTCCCTGCACCAGCAGACATCGCGCGACCTGGGCTTTGACGTCGACCCGGACATGACGGATGTCCACGGCCGCGCCGCGCGGGTGATCGTGGTCGATTCCAGCGAAATCCAGAGCGCCAACATCCGCGGTGTCCTGGAACGGGATGGCCATGCGGTGACCGCGCTGAATTCCTATGCCGATGCCGCCCCGAAAATTGCCGTCGACCTGCCGGACGTGGTCGTCGTGTCTATGGACTTCGAAGGGGACGAGCCTTTGCGGCTGGCCTCGCGTCTACGCTCGCAGGAGCCGACACGCCAGGTGCCGATTCTCCTGATCGGCGACGCCGAAGACGAAAGCAACCTGATCAAGGGCCTGGAACTGGGGGTCAACGACTGCGTGGTGCGCCCGGTTGACGAGCAGGAAATCGTCGCCCGCGTGCGCACCCAGGTACGGCGCAAGCGTTATCAGGAGATGTTACAGGCGAATTTCCAGCAGCACCTGTCGATGGCGCTGACCGACGGCCTGACGGGGCTGCACAACCGGCGTTATCTGGAATCGCACCTGGACGGCATCGTCAAGCGCGCCGGCGACGGCGGCCACGGGCTGTCCCTGGTGCTGATCGATCTTGACCATTTCAAACGCGTCAACGACACCTATGGCCATGCCGCCGGCGACGAGGTGCTGCGGGTGATCGCCAAGCGCCTGTTGCGCAACGTGCGCGGGTTCGACACGGCGGCCCGCTTCGGCGGCGAGGAATTCGTCGTCGCCATGCCCGACACCCCGATCGACATCGCCTTCGCGGTCGCCGACCGTATCCGCGCCAAGATCGCGGAAGAACCGATCCCGCTGCCCGACGGAACGCAACTGTCCGTGACGATGAGCGCCGGGGTCGCGGAATCGGTGGAACCGGGTGAAACGGCGGCCGAGCTGATCGAGCGCGCGGACAAGGCGCTTTACATGGCCAAGCATGACGGTCGGGACCGGGTCGTGCGCGCGGATCTGCTGGTCAGAAACACAGGCGAAACCGCCGTCGATTAG
- a CDS encoding response regulator has translation MAKTILIVEDNDLNMKLFNDLLQANGYNTIQTMDGRDAIQLAQEHRPDLILMDIQLPEISGLEVTKMLKADDSLKEIPVIAVTAFAMKGDEEKIREGGCEGYIAKPISVPTFLETVAKFLG, from the coding sequence ATGGCGAAAACGATTTTGATTGTTGAGGACAACGATCTCAACATGAAGTTGTTCAACGACCTGCTCCAGGCCAATGGTTACAACACCATTCAGACCATGGACGGCCGCGACGCCATTCAATTGGCCCAGGAACACCGCCCGGACCTGATCCTCATGGATATTCAGCTTCCCGAGATTTCCGGCCTGGAAGTCACCAAGATGCTGAAGGCCGATGATTCCCTGAAGGAAATTCCGGTCATCGCCGTCACCGCCTTCGCGATGAAGGGTGACGAGGAAAAGATCAGGGAAGGCGGGTGCGAAGGCTACATCGCGAAGCCGATTTCCGTTCCCACGTTCCTGGAAACCGTCGCGAAATTCCTCGGCTGA
- a CDS encoding Crp/Fnr family transcriptional regulator produces the protein MTDGNARSLAQIHLLEDLSAAEIGRLEQACSWKTYAAQEQIIDRQSDTQDVYFVVSGAARVVIYSLSGREITLDDVNAGGHFGDLAAIDGEPRSASVMALRDTVIASLSQERFLQLLSEHFTVTLRLMRALTRIVRTSTDRIMDLSTLAANNRVQADLLRLARNNMVGENRAELKPIPVHGDIASRVSTTRETVARVLSDLSRQGMVERQKDRLVIDDVNRLEDMVEEVRGE, from the coding sequence GTGACGGATGGCAATGCGCGGTCATTGGCGCAGATACATCTGCTGGAGGATTTGAGCGCGGCCGAGATCGGGCGGCTGGAGCAGGCTTGTTCGTGGAAGACCTACGCCGCGCAAGAACAGATCATCGACCGCCAAAGCGATACGCAGGACGTCTATTTCGTCGTCTCCGGTGCCGCCCGTGTCGTCATCTATTCCCTGTCGGGCCGTGAAATCACCCTGGACGATGTCAACGCGGGCGGCCATTTCGGCGACCTTGCGGCGATTGACGGGGAGCCGCGCTCGGCCAGCGTCATGGCGCTCCGGGACACGGTCATCGCATCCCTGTCGCAGGAACGCTTCCTGCAATTGCTGTCGGAACATTTCACGGTCACGTTGCGCCTCATGCGGGCGTTGACGCGCATTGTGCGGACTTCGACGGACCGCATCATGGATCTCAGCACCCTGGCCGCCAACAACCGGGTGCAGGCCGATCTTCTGCGCCTCGCGCGCAACAATATGGTCGGTGAAAACCGCGCCGAACTGAAACCCATCCCCGTGCACGGCGATATCGCAAGCCGCGTGTCGACGACCCGTGAAACGGTTGCCCGCGTGCTCTCGGACCTGTCGCGTCAGGGCATGGTCGAGCGCCAGAAGGACCGGCTGGTCATCGACGATGTCAATCGCCTGGAGGACATGGTCGAAGAGGTTCGCGGCGAGTGA
- a CDS encoding ATP phosphoribosyltransferase regulatory subunit, which translates to MEDTSNPGLLPAGLSDLLPPDAGFEASVTERLIDVCQAHGYQRVKPPLMEFEDSLLSGTGAAMGRQVFRLMDPVSQRMMGLRADITPQIARIAASRLKSAPRPLRLCYAGQVLRVRGDQIRPERQFAQIGAELIGSAAPAADAEVIVMAADALGYIGVADVSIDLAVPTLVTAILGDAVPATAERTLREALNHKDTGALDALAPQIGGDLTDMLKHLVLAAGPVDDTIAAVDAIDLPAAAAAEWNTLKAIVAKVRALAPALPLTIDPVEHRGFEYHAGATFTLYAAGVRGELGSGGRYLAGNGGTAAGAGEPATGFTLFTDTLLRALPRPALGRRLFVPTGTAADRMAALRAEGWITVAGLDDGADAGAEARLLGCTHWLHDGRPAPIGEA; encoded by the coding sequence ATGGAAGACACCTCCAATCCCGGGCTGCTGCCCGCCGGTCTGTCCGACCTCCTGCCCCCTGACGCGGGGTTCGAGGCGTCGGTGACCGAACGTCTGATCGACGTTTGTCAGGCGCACGGCTATCAGCGCGTGAAGCCGCCCTTAATGGAATTCGAGGATTCGCTGCTGTCCGGCACGGGTGCGGCCATGGGCCGCCAGGTGTTCCGCCTGATGGATCCCGTCTCGCAGCGCATGATGGGGCTGCGCGCCGACATCACCCCGCAGATCGCGCGCATCGCCGCAAGCCGCCTGAAATCCGCGCCCCGGCCGCTTCGCCTGTGCTATGCGGGCCAGGTCCTGCGCGTGCGCGGCGACCAGATCCGCCCGGAACGCCAGTTCGCGCAGATCGGCGCGGAATTGATCGGCAGCGCCGCCCCCGCCGCCGACGCCGAGGTCATCGTGATGGCCGCCGACGCGCTCGGCTATATCGGGGTCGCCGATGTATCCATCGATCTGGCCGTCCCGACCCTGGTCACCGCGATCCTGGGCGACGCCGTCCCCGCCACCGCCGAACGCACCCTGCGCGAGGCCCTGAACCACAAGGACACGGGGGCCCTCGACGCCCTTGCGCCGCAGATCGGCGGCGACCTGACCGACATGCTGAAACACCTGGTTCTCGCCGCCGGCCCCGTCGACGACACTATCGCCGCCGTCGATGCGATCGATCTGCCGGCCGCCGCTGCCGCCGAATGGAACACGCTGAAGGCCATCGTCGCCAAGGTCCGCGCCCTGGCGCCGGCCCTGCCGCTGACCATCGATCCGGTGGAGCACCGCGGCTTCGAATACCATGCCGGGGCGACCTTCACCCTGTACGCCGCCGGCGTGCGCGGCGAACTGGGCTCGGGCGGGCGCTATCTGGCCGGCAACGGCGGCACGGCCGCCGGCGCGGGCGAACCGGCCACGGGCTTTACCCTGTTCACCGACACCCTGCTGCGCGCCCTGCCGCGCCCGGCGCTGGGCCGCCGGCTGTTCGTGCCCACGGGCACGGCGGCGGACCGCATGGCCGCCCTGCGCGCCGAAGGATGGATCACCGTCGCCGGCCTGGACGACGGCGCCGACGCCGGGGCCGAGGCCCGGCTTCTCGGCTGTACGCATTGGCTTCACGACGGCCGCCCCGCCCCCATCGGCGAGGCGTGA
- a CDS encoding adenylosuccinate synthase, protein MANVVVVGSQWGDEGKGKIVDWLSERADVVVRFQGGHNAGHTLVIDGVTYKLSLLPSGIVRKGKLSVIGNGVVVDPWALLSEIEKIRDQGVEVTPDSLRLSEGCPLILPLHRNLDLAREQAAGKAKIGTTGRGIGPAYEDKTARRAIRVGDLSDHGLLKDKVDGLLFHHNALLRGLGMPEVDGDELLAQLIEVAPKVLPFAATVWQELDQARRRGKRILFEGAQGAMLDLDHGTYPFVTSSNTVAGQAAVGSGQGPSAINYVLGITKAYTTRVGQGPFPTELEDEVGRTLGERGREFGTVTGRPRRCGWFDAVMVRQAIKVNGITGIALTKLDVLDGQKVLKVCRGYRLNGRELDHLPASQIEQARVEPIYEEMEGWGESTQGARSWAELPATAIKYIRRIEELIEAPVALLSTSPEREDTILVHDPFAD, encoded by the coding sequence ATGGCGAACGTGGTTGTCGTCGGCTCGCAATGGGGCGACGAAGGCAAGGGTAAGATCGTCGACTGGCTGTCGGAACGCGCCGATGTGGTCGTGCGCTTCCAGGGCGGACACAACGCCGGCCATACGCTGGTCATCGACGGCGTCACCTACAAGCTGTCCCTGCTGCCGTCGGGCATCGTGCGCAAGGGCAAGCTGTCCGTGATCGGCAACGGGGTTGTGGTCGATCCCTGGGCGCTGCTGTCCGAGATCGAAAAAATTCGCGACCAGGGCGTCGAAGTGACGCCGGACAGCCTGCGTCTGTCCGAAGGATGCCCCTTGATCCTGCCGCTTCACCGTAATCTCGACCTCGCCCGCGAACAGGCCGCGGGCAAGGCCAAGATCGGCACCACGGGCCGCGGTATCGGCCCCGCCTACGAGGACAAGACCGCGCGCCGCGCCATCCGCGTCGGCGACCTGAGCGACCACGGCCTGCTGAAGGACAAGGTCGACGGCCTGCTGTTCCACCACAATGCGTTGCTGCGCGGGCTCGGCATGCCCGAGGTCGACGGCGACGAACTGCTGGCGCAACTGATCGAGGTCGCGCCCAAGGTTCTGCCCTTCGCCGCCACCGTGTGGCAGGAACTGGACCAGGCCCGCCGCCGCGGCAAGCGCATCCTGTTCGAGGGCGCCCAGGGCGCCATGCTGGACCTCGACCACGGCACCTATCCCTTCGTCACGTCGTCGAACACGGTCGCCGGTCAGGCCGCCGTCGGCTCCGGCCAGGGGCCGAGTGCGATCAACTACGTCCTCGGCATCACCAAGGCCTATACGACCCGGGTCGGCCAGGGCCCGTTCCCGACGGAACTGGAGGACGAGGTCGGCCGTACGCTGGGTGAACGCGGGCGCGAGTTCGGCACGGTGACCGGGCGGCCTCGGCGCTGCGGCTGGTTCGACGCGGTGATGGTCCGCCAGGCGATCAAGGTCAACGGCATCACTGGAATCGCCCTGACCAAGCTGGACGTTCTCGACGGCCAGAAGGTCCTGAAGGTATGCCGGGGATACCGCCTGAACGGGCGCGAGCTGGATCACCTGCCGGCATCGCAGATCGAGCAGGCCCGGGTCGAGCCGATCTACGAGGAAATGGAAGGCTGGGGCGAAAGCACCCAGGGCGCGCGGTCCTGGGCCGAGTTGCCGGCCACGGCGATCAAGTACATCCGCCGCATCGAGGAACTGATCGAAGCCCCCGTGGCGCTGTTGTCCACCAGCCCCGAACGCGAGGACACGATTCTCGTCCACGATCCCTTCGCCGACTGA
- the rpoH gene encoding RNA polymerase sigma factor RpoH, giving the protein MGYMAPEKDLSFAPEDNLSRYLYRIRDFPMLEPEEEVALARRWQEHADEEAAQRLVTSHLRLVAKIAMGYRGYGLPVGELISEGNVGMMQAVKRFDPERGFRLATYAMWWIRAAIQEYILRSWSLVKMGTTAAQKKLFFNLRRMKAQMSAIDEGDLHPEQVAEIGRKLGVSDVEVVNMNRRLAGGDQSLNAPLRQDADGEWQDWLVEDSEDQESRLGEDQELSERRGMLSAALKSLSERERHIIEERRLKDTPATLQDLSAEYGISRERIRQIEVRAFEKLQKSVKNAVIERHISH; this is encoded by the coding sequence ATGGGATACATGGCCCCTGAAAAGGACTTGAGTTTTGCCCCGGAAGACAATCTGTCGCGTTATCTCTATCGCATCCGGGATTTCCCCATGCTGGAGCCGGAGGAAGAGGTCGCCCTCGCCCGGCGCTGGCAGGAACACGCGGACGAAGAGGCCGCTCAGCGCCTGGTGACCAGCCACCTGCGTCTGGTCGCCAAGATCGCCATGGGCTATCGCGGCTACGGCCTGCCCGTGGGCGAGCTGATCTCGGAAGGCAACGTCGGCATGATGCAGGCGGTCAAGCGCTTCGATCCGGAACGCGGATTCCGCCTGGCGACCTACGCCATGTGGTGGATCCGCGCGGCGATCCAGGAATACATCCTGCGCTCGTGGTCGCTGGTCAAGATGGGCACGACGGCGGCGCAGAAGAAGCTGTTCTTCAACCTGCGCCGGATGAAGGCCCAGATGTCGGCCATTGACGAGGGGGATCTGCACCCGGAACAGGTGGCCGAGATCGGCCGCAAGCTGGGCGTATCCGACGTCGAGGTCGTCAACATGAACCGGCGTCTGGCCGGCGGCGACCAGTCGCTCAACGCGCCCTTGCGTCAGGATGCGGACGGTGAATGGCAGGACTGGCTGGTCGAGGATTCGGAAGATCAGGAATCCCGTCTGGGTGAGGATCAGGAACTTTCGGAACGGCGCGGCATGCTCAGTGCGGCGTTGAAGTCGCTTAGCGAGCGGGAACGCCACATCATCGAGGAACGCCGTCTGAAGGACACGCCGGCAACCTTGCAGGACCTGTCGGCGGAATACGGGATTTCCCGTGAACGCATCCGCCAGATTGAGGTCCGGGCCTTCGAAAAGCTGCAAAAGTCGGTCAAGAACGCGGTCATCGAACGCCACATCTCCCATTAA
- a CDS encoding RluA family pseudouridine synthase, with amino-acid sequence MSETHTLKIPAAQAGERLDKALTALLPDLSRARIQALLAEGHVADGAGAPVTEAKRKVRAGEGYTVTIPPPVPATPESQAIPLDVVYEDDSLIVIDKPQGLVVHPAAGNADGTLVNALLAHCKGSLSGIGGVERPGIVHRLDKDTSGLMVAAKTDIAHRGLAKQFEDHSIDRAYRALVWGVPRPPAGEITGAIGRDPRNRKKMAVRPDASGKWAKTFYTVLERFGDRAALVECRLATGRTHQIRVHMASIGHPVIGDPLYGGRRARISGLPPELKTPLSNCKNQALHACILGFTHPVTGEKLNFSSNKYNYINNILDILRSI; translated from the coding sequence ATGAGCGAGACCCATACCCTGAAAATCCCCGCCGCGCAGGCGGGCGAGCGCCTGGACAAGGCCCTGACGGCGCTGCTGCCGGACCTGTCGCGCGCGCGCATTCAGGCCTTGCTGGCCGAGGGCCATGTGGCGGACGGCGCGGGCGCGCCCGTGACCGAGGCCAAGCGCAAGGTGCGCGCCGGCGAGGGCTATACGGTCACCATCCCGCCGCCCGTGCCGGCGACCCCGGAAAGCCAGGCGATCCCGCTCGACGTCGTCTACGAGGACGATTCCCTGATCGTCATCGACAAGCCTCAGGGTCTGGTCGTTCATCCGGCGGCGGGGAACGCCGACGGCACCCTGGTCAACGCGCTGCTGGCCCATTGCAAGGGGTCGCTGTCGGGTATCGGCGGGGTCGAGCGGCCGGGCATCGTGCATCGCCTCGACAAGGATACCTCGGGCCTGATGGTCGCGGCCAAGACCGACATCGCGCACCGGGGGCTCGCCAAGCAGTTCGAGGACCATTCCATCGACCGCGCCTACCGGGCCCTGGTGTGGGGCGTGCCGCGCCCGCCAGCGGGCGAGATCACCGGCGCCATCGGCCGTGATCCCCGGAATCGCAAGAAGATGGCCGTGCGCCCGGACGCGTCCGGCAAGTGGGCCAAGACGTTCTACACGGTGCTGGAACGGTTCGGCGACCGGGCCGCGCTGGTCGAATGCCGGCTCGCCACCGGGCGCACGCATCAGATCAGGGTGCATATGGCGTCGATCGGCCACCCGGTAATCGGCGATCCCCTTTACGGCGGCCGGCGGGCGCGGATTTCCGGCCTGCCGCCCGAATTGAAAACCCCACTATCCAACTGTAAAAACCAAGCCCTTCACGCGTGTATTCTGGGGTTTACCCATCCGGTGACCGGGGAGAAGCTCAACTTTTCATCAAATAAATATAATTATATCAATAATATACTGGACATTCTGCGGTCGATCTAA
- a CDS encoding M67 family metallopeptidase, with product MLTIPQTLLERITDAAEAAFPHECCGLLAGRDGAAGETLVTRMVPSPNVTETRAEDSFEIDPQVRFDLMRALDGTAERIVGHYHSHPGGPAMPSATDLKMAYETDLIWVIVAVEDGRAVDARAHGVAPDRSAFHAIDLNLVAD from the coding sequence GTGCTGACCATCCCCCAAACTCTGTTGGAGCGAATCACCGACGCCGCCGAGGCCGCGTTCCCCCATGAATGCTGCGGCCTTCTGGCGGGCCGGGACGGCGCGGCGGGCGAGACCCTGGTCACCCGCATGGTGCCGTCCCCCAACGTCACGGAAACCCGGGCCGAAGACAGTTTCGAGATCGATCCCCAGGTGCGCTTCGACCTGATGCGGGCATTGGACGGCACGGCGGAGCGCATCGTCGGCCATTACCATTCCCATCCCGGCGGCCCCGCCATGCCCAGCGCCACGGATTTGAAAATGGCCTATGAGACGGACCTGATCTGGGTCATCGTCGCGGTCGAGGACGGCCGAGCCGTCGACGCCCGCGCCCATGGCGTCGCGCCGGACCGCTCGGCCTTCCACGCCATCGACCTCAACCTCGTCGCCGATTAA
- a CDS encoding low specificity L-threonine aldolase translates to MNFASDNTAGAHPDIMAAIVRANDGRTMPYGHDDGTEAARARVCEVFETDAKVFFVPTGTAANGLAVASITPSWGALVCHETAHIFDHEGNGPVMYSGGARLIGLPGADGKIAPDAVEAATLEGRGDEHYSQVRAVSVTQLTEKGTAYRGDEIAAIGDVCRKHGLALHMDGARFANALAGLNCSPADMSWKAGVDVLSFGGTKNGALALEAVVVFNPDLGDEFLYRQKRAGHVLSKMRLMTAQMEAYLADGLWLKNARHSNAMAKKLADGLTALGVEIVGSVDGNQVFPRLPAAMADVLKARGFLFYDRGADDQGRRKTRLVTAFNTPEDDVDTFLETAATAVL, encoded by the coding sequence ATGAACTTCGCATCCGACAACACGGCGGGCGCCCATCCGGACATCATGGCCGCCATCGTGCGCGCCAACGACGGGCGCACCATGCCCTACGGCCATGACGACGGCACGGAAGCCGCGCGGGCGCGTGTCTGCGAAGTGTTCGAGACCGACGCCAAGGTGTTCTTCGTGCCCACGGGCACGGCGGCCAACGGGCTGGCCGTGGCCTCGATCACGCCGTCCTGGGGGGCGCTGGTGTGCCATGAGACGGCGCATATCTTCGACCACGAAGGCAACGGCCCGGTGATGTATTCGGGCGGGGCGCGGCTGATCGGCCTGCCGGGTGCCGACGGCAAGATCGCGCCCGATGCCGTCGAGGCCGCGACCCTGGAAGGCCGGGGCGACGAGCATTATTCCCAGGTCCGCGCCGTCAGCGTCACGCAGCTGACGGAAAAGGGCACGGCCTACCGGGGCGACGAGATCGCGGCCATCGGCGATGTTTGCCGCAAACACGGCCTCGCCCTGCACATGGACGGGGCGCGGTTCGCCAATGCCCTGGCCGGGCTCAACTGTTCACCCGCCGACATGAGCTGGAAGGCCGGGGTCGACGTGCTCAGCTTCGGCGGCACCAAGAACGGGGCCTTGGCGCTGGAGGCCGTGGTGGTCTTCAACCCGGACCTGGGCGACGAATTCCTCTACCGCCAGAAACGCGCCGGTCACGTGCTGTCCAAGATGCGCCTGATGACGGCGCAGATGGAGGCCTATCTGGCCGACGGCCTGTGGCTCAAGAACGCGCGCCACTCGAATGCCATGGCGAAGAAGCTGGCCGACGGGCTCACGGCCCTGGGCGTGGAGATCGTCGGCTCCGTCGACGGCAACCAGGTGTTCCCGCGCCTGCCCGCCGCCATGGCCGATGTACTGAAGGCCCGGGGCTTCCTGTTCTACGACCGGGGGGCGGATGACCAGGGACGGCGCAAAACCCGTCTGGTCACCGCCTTCAACACGCCGGAAGACGACGTGGATACGTTCCTGGAGACGGCGGCGACGGCCGTTCTCTGA